Below is a genomic region from Caldisericia bacterium.
GAAACTTCTATTACATGTTTGCTGTGCTCCATGCCTTATAGTTCCATTCTCTGAGTTCAGTAAAGAGTTTGATATAACTCTATTTTTCTACAATCCCAATATTCATCCCATAAGAGAGTATAAGGAGAGATTGAATACACTAAAGGAG
It encodes:
- a CDS encoding epoxyqueuosine reductase QueH, yielding MKKLLLHVCCAPCLIVPFSEFSKEFDITLFFYNPNIHPIREYKERLNTLKE